A single region of the Glycine max cultivar Williams 82 chromosome 20, Glycine_max_v4.0, whole genome shotgun sequence genome encodes:
- the LOC100806846 gene encoding polygalacturonase, whose translation MTNPTPKPSPSLLITLRVILGCWLCSSVAFGATYNVVNFGAKSDGKTDSTKAFLNAWSKACASTNPASIYVPQGKFLLKSVTFNGKCNNKGISITIDGTLVAPSDYSVTGSAGTWLEFERVDGVSIRGGVLDGQGTALWDCKNSGRGNCPSGATTLAFTNSNNIAIGGLTSMNSQMFHIVFNGCQNVKLQGVKVLADGNSPNTDGIHVQMSSHITILNSKIRTGDDCISVGPGTTNLWIENIACGPGHGISIGSLGKDLKEAGVQNVTVKTVTFTGTQNGVRIKTWGRPSNGFVRNVLFQDAIMVNVENPVIIDQNYCPNNKGCPDQASGVKVSDVTYQDIHGTSATHVAVKFDCSSKYPCNGIKLEDVKLTYKNQPALASCNHAGGAALGSVQPESCF comes from the exons atgacaaacccAACACCAAAACCTAGTCCTAGTCTTCTTATTACCCTTCGTGTGATCTTAGGTTGTTGGTTGTGTTCATCCGTTGCATTTGGAGCCACCTACAATGTGGTCAATTTTGGAGCCAAATCCGATGGCAAAACGGACTCAACCAAGGCATTTCTCAATGCATGGTCCAAAGCTTGTGCTTCTACCAACCCTGCCTCAATTTACGTGCCACAAGGAAAATTCTTGCTTAAAAGTGTGACTTTCAATGGGAAATGTAACAACAAGGGTATTTCTATAACCATTGATGGCACTTTGGTGGCTCCTTCGGATTATAGTGTCACCGGAAGCGCCGGTACGTGGTTGGAATTCGAGCGTGTCGACGGCGTTTCGATTCGCGGCGGGGTGCTTGACGGCCAAGGCACTGCCTTGTGGGATTGCAAGAACTCCGGCAGAGGAAACTGCCCCAGCGGAGCCACg ACACTGGCGTTCACCAACTCCAATAACATTGCCATCGGTGGGTTGACCTCAATGAACAGTCAAATGTTCCACATAGTGTTCAATGGATGCCAGAACGTGAAGCTGCAAGGAGTGAAGGTCCTGGCCGACGGAAACAGCCCCAACACTGACGGCATCCATGTACAAATGTCGTCCCACATCACCATCCTCAACTCAAAAATCCGGACCGGCGATGATTGCATCTCCGTCGGTCCCGGAACCACTAACTTGTGGATTGAAAACATTGCTTGTGGACCAGGACATGGAATAag CATTGGAAGCTTGGGAAAGGATTTGAAGGAAGCCGGTGTACAAAATGTGACAGTTAAAACTGTTACATTTACTGGGACTCAAAATGGTGTTAGAATAAAGACATGGGGGAGACCCAGTAACGGATTTGTGAGGAACGTCCTTTTCCAAGACGCAATCATGGTCAATGTTGAAAACCCCGTTATAATTGACCAAAATTACTGCCCAAATAACAAGGGCTGCCCCGATCAG GCTTCTGGAGTCAAAGTGAGTGATGTGACATACCAAGACATTCATGGAACATCTGCCACCCATGTTGCTGTGAAATTTGATTGCAGTTCCAAGTACCCATGTAATGGGATAAAGTTAGAGGATGTGAAGCTCACTTAC